A region of Planktomarina temperata RCA23 DNA encodes the following proteins:
- a CDS encoding 3-hydroxyacyl-CoA dehydrogenase NAD-binding domain-containing protein, whose translation MSDFTQSLDADGLATITWDCQARPMNVMSKQGFADLNALIDGCLTDPMVKGVIITSAKSDFAAGMDLAVIAETKDMHQENPAQGCFEMVMEIHQILRKIELAGMDFKTKKGGKPIVAVLPGTALGIGLEIPLACHHIICADNPKAKIGLPEIKVGIFPGAGGTTRLVRKMGAMAASPYLLQGKLCSPSQAQAAGIIDAVSTTPLEDAKAWILAAKDTDLVKPWDAKGYKMPGGAPYHPAGFMTFVGASAMVNGQTMGVYPAAKALLSAVYEGALVPFDTALKIETRHFTSVIMNPSSSNMIRSLFLNKGALDKGAVRPKEVPDQSVRKLGILGAGMMGAGIALVSAQAGIEVVLIDQTQEAADKGKAYVADYCDKGIARRKSTPEHKAALLSHITATPNHHALTDCDLIVEAVFEDPNIKAEVTQKVEAVIGPDCIFASNTSTLPITELAKASTRPDQFIGIHFFSPVEKMALVEIIKGAETGNRAVAKALDFARQIRKTPIVVNDARFFYANRCIIPYINEGLRMVQEGVEPALIENAAKLMGMPLGPLQLNDETSIDLGVKIAKATKAAMGADYDNAQADEVLFWLFEQGRLGRKSSAGFYEYDAKGKRQGLWQGLRDHFGKEGGNLELLDVQHRLMFAQSLEAVRALQEGVLMDVREGDVGAILGWGFAPWSGGPLSWLDMLGAAYGVARCDELQSRYGARFAAPELLRTLAEEGKGFYSHFAA comes from the coding sequence ATGTCCGATTTCACCCAATCCCTTGATGCCGATGGTCTGGCCACCATCACCTGGGACTGCCAGGCCCGGCCAATGAATGTCATGAGCAAGCAGGGTTTTGCCGATCTCAATGCTCTGATCGATGGGTGCCTCACTGATCCCATGGTCAAAGGGGTGATCATCACCTCCGCTAAGTCGGATTTTGCCGCTGGCATGGATTTGGCGGTGATCGCTGAGACAAAGGACATGCACCAAGAAAATCCCGCGCAGGGCTGTTTCGAGATGGTTATGGAAATTCACCAAATCCTGCGTAAAATTGAACTGGCAGGCATGGATTTCAAAACCAAAAAGGGCGGCAAGCCCATCGTCGCCGTGCTGCCCGGCACAGCACTTGGAATTGGGCTTGAGATCCCACTGGCCTGCCACCACATCATTTGCGCCGACAACCCAAAGGCGAAAATTGGCCTGCCAGAAATCAAGGTGGGTATTTTCCCCGGCGCAGGCGGCACAACACGCTTGGTGCGCAAAATGGGGGCGATGGCGGCAAGCCCCTATCTGTTGCAGGGCAAGCTTTGCTCACCATCGCAGGCCCAAGCGGCCGGGATCATTGATGCGGTCAGCACCACCCCGCTCGAAGATGCAAAAGCATGGATCTTGGCGGCAAAAGACACTGATTTGGTCAAGCCATGGGACGCAAAAGGCTATAAAATGCCCGGCGGCGCGCCCTATCACCCGGCCGGCTTTATGACCTTTGTCGGTGCGTCTGCCATGGTCAATGGTCAAACCATGGGTGTTTACCCAGCCGCGAAGGCGCTGTTAAGTGCGGTCTATGAAGGCGCCTTAGTGCCCTTTGACACGGCCCTAAAAATCGAGACCCGGCATTTCACATCGGTTATAATGAACCCCTCCTCTTCCAATATGATCCGCAGCTTGTTTCTCAACAAAGGCGCTCTGGACAAAGGCGCGGTGCGGCCCAAAGAGGTGCCAGATCAATCCGTACGCAAATTGGGCATTCTTGGCGCGGGAATGATGGGCGCGGGCATTGCACTTGTCTCGGCACAGGCTGGTATTGAGGTGGTGCTCATTGATCAAACCCAAGAGGCCGCCGATAAGGGCAAAGCCTATGTCGCCGACTATTGCGACAAGGGGATCGCGCGGCGCAAATCAACGCCGGAACACAAAGCGGCCCTGCTGTCACACATTACCGCGACCCCCAACCATCACGCTCTGACAGACTGTGATTTGATCGTCGAAGCCGTGTTTGAAGATCCGAACATCAAGGCAGAGGTGACCCAAAAGGTCGAAGCGGTCATCGGCCCCGACTGTATTTTTGCCAGCAATACCTCAACTTTGCCCATAACAGAGCTCGCAAAAGCCAGCACGCGGCCCGACCAATTTATTGGCATCCACTTTTTCAGCCCTGTTGAGAAAATGGCGTTGGTGGAAATTATCAAAGGCGCAGAAACCGGCAACCGAGCGGTGGCAAAAGCCTTGGACTTTGCGCGGCAAATTCGCAAAACGCCGATTGTGGTGAATGACGCTCGGTTCTTTTACGCCAACCGCTGCATCATCCCCTATATCAACGAAGGGCTGCGCATGGTGCAAGAAGGGGTTGAGCCTGCCCTGATCGAGAATGCCGCCAAGCTGATGGGAATGCCCCTTGGCCCGCTGCAATTGAATGATGAGACCTCTATCGATCTCGGGGTCAAGATCGCCAAGGCCACCAAAGCCGCCATGGGCGCAGATTACGACAATGCACAGGCCGATGAGGTCTTGTTTTGGCTGTTTGAGCAGGGCCGCCTTGGGCGCAAGTCTTCGGCCGGATTTTATGAGTATGATGCCAAAGGCAAGCGGCAGGGCCTCTGGCAGGGCCTGCGCGATCATTTCGGCAAAGAGGGCGGCAATCTGGAGCTATTAGATGTGCAGCACAGGCTCATGTTTGCCCAAAGCCTTGAGGCGGTGCGCGCATTGCAAGAGGGCGTGTTGATGGATGTGCGCGAGGGCGATGTCGGCGCGATTTTGGGCTGGGGTTTTGCCCCTTGGTCCGGCGGGCCGCTGTCTTGGCTCGACATGCTGGGTGCCGCCTATGGCGTGGCGCGCTGCGATGAGCTGCAATCACGCTATGGTGCCCGATTTGCCGCGCCCGAATTGCTCCGCACATTGGCAGAAGAAGGCAAGGGCTTTTACAGCCACTTCGCCGCTTGA
- a CDS encoding acetyl-CoA C-acetyltransferase — MTEAYIYDCIRTPRGKGRADGSLHEVTAARLSADLLNALQQRNHLNGPVIEDVIWGNATQVMEQGGCLARTAVLASDLDERIPGLSINRFCASGMEAVNLAANQIQGGAGSAYIAGGVEMMSRVPMGSDGAAVAVDPAIAMAHYFVPQGISADIIATEYGFTRAQADRLAVESQKRAARAIAEGRFDNTLVEVKDLNGLPILTHDEYPRPGTDMQSLGALKPAFKDMGETMPGFDKVALMKYPHLERINHIHHAGNSSGIVDGAAGILIGSKAFGAAHGLKPRAVIRATAKVGSDPTIMLTGPVPVTEKILAQSGMSISDIDLFEVNEAFAAVVLRFMQAFNVDESRVNVNGGAIAMGHPLGATGAIIIGMLLDELERSGKGTGLATLCVASGMGAATIIERI; from the coding sequence ATGACTGAGGCTTATATCTACGATTGCATACGCACCCCCCGGGGCAAGGGGCGCGCCGATGGCAGCCTGCATGAGGTCACAGCCGCCCGGCTCTCTGCCGATCTGCTCAACGCGTTGCAACAGCGCAATCATCTGAACGGGCCAGTGATCGAGGATGTCATTTGGGGCAATGCCACGCAGGTGATGGAACAAGGCGGGTGTTTGGCCCGCACGGCGGTGCTGGCCTCGGATCTGGATGAGCGCATCCCCGGACTGTCAATCAATCGCTTTTGTGCCAGCGGCATGGAGGCCGTCAACCTTGCGGCCAATCAAATCCAAGGCGGTGCAGGCAGCGCCTATATCGCAGGCGGGGTCGAGATGATGAGCCGTGTGCCGATGGGCAGCGACGGGGCCGCCGTTGCGGTAGATCCCGCGATCGCCATGGCGCATTACTTTGTGCCGCAGGGCATTTCCGCAGATATCATCGCCACGGAATATGGCTTCACCCGCGCGCAGGCTGATCGTTTGGCCGTTGAAAGCCAGAAACGCGCCGCGCGGGCCATAGCAGAGGGGCGCTTTGACAACACATTGGTTGAGGTCAAGGATCTCAACGGCCTCCCCATTTTGACCCATGACGAATACCCCCGCCCCGGCACGGATATGCAATCACTGGGGGCTTTGAAACCTGCCTTCAAAGATATGGGCGAAACCATGCCTGGCTTTGATAAGGTCGCCCTGATGAAGTATCCGCATCTGGAACGGATCAACCATATCCATCACGCCGGCAACTCGTCTGGCATCGTCGATGGGGCGGCTGGCATCTTGATTGGCTCAAAAGCTTTTGGCGCGGCCCATGGTCTCAAACCCCGCGCGGTTATTCGCGCCACAGCTAAAGTTGGATCCGATCCTACGATCATGCTGACCGGACCGGTTCCCGTTACCGAAAAGATTTTGGCACAAAGCGGGATGTCCATTTCAGATATTGATCTGTTTGAAGTCAATGAGGCCTTCGCCGCAGTGGTGCTGCGCTTTATGCAGGCCTTCAATGTTGACGAGAGCCGTGTCAATGTAAACGGTGGCGCGATTGCCATGGGCCACCCGCTTGGCGCCACAGGTGCCATTATTATTGGCATGTTGCTCGATGAATTAGAGCGCAGCGGCAAGGGCACTGGCCTGGCCACACTCTGCGTCGCCTCTGGCATGGGCGCCGCGACGATTATTGAACGCATTTGA
- a CDS encoding glutathione S-transferase family protein gives MTLKLHCFGESGNSYKAALTLELAGLDWEPVFVDFFSGGARTGAYRSLNVMAEAPVLEQGDFTLSQSGAIQQWVVDQTGKLGGAPEDKYEVLRWVLFDNHKMSSQAGVTRFLMNFLAEEKRPQEAIKFMQGRLLGAYNTLDSHLLGRDWIVGQSLTIADIANCGYLFYPEPYGFIRSDWPNIDAWLGRIEETPGWKHPYDLMPGNPSDRA, from the coding sequence ATGACGCTCAAATTACATTGCTTTGGCGAGAGCGGAAATTCCTACAAAGCAGCACTCACGCTTGAGCTCGCCGGCCTCGACTGGGAACCGGTCTTTGTAGATTTCTTCAGCGGCGGCGCGCGAACGGGCGCCTATCGGAGCCTTAATGTAATGGCCGAAGCGCCGGTGCTGGAACAGGGTGATTTTACCCTGTCGCAATCAGGCGCAATTCAACAGTGGGTGGTCGACCAAACCGGCAAGCTGGGTGGAGCGCCTGAGGATAAATACGAAGTGCTGCGCTGGGTGCTTTTTGACAACCATAAGATGTCCTCACAGGCCGGCGTTACCCGTTTTTTGATGAATTTCTTAGCCGAAGAAAAACGCCCGCAAGAGGCAATCAAGTTTATGCAGGGCCGCTTGCTTGGTGCCTATAATACATTGGACAGCCATCTCTTAGGGCGCGATTGGATCGTCGGCCAAAGCCTCACCATCGCCGATATCGCCAATTGTGGCTATCTATTCTATCCGGAGCCCTATGGTTTCATCCGTTCTGATTGGCCCAATATTGACGCTTGGCTCGGCCGGATCGAAGAGACGCCCGGTTGGAAACACCCCTATGATTTGATGCCAGGCAATCCCTCTGACCGGGCATAA
- a CDS encoding acyl-CoA dehydrogenase C-terminal domain-containing protein, translated as MPSYSAPIKDQQFILHEVLRLSQSNIPGYSDLDPAFTKAILDESGKLASAVMAPLNAVGDRDGCTWDAGKVRTPAGFKQAFEELKSGGWAGIDMPEQYGGQSMPSVIGSAVTEHFMAANQAFSMYHGLTHGAASTILAHGTEAQKDLFLPKMIACDWTGTMNLTEPHCGTDLGLMRTKAIANANGSYAVTGQKIFISAGEHDLAENIIHLVLAKIPGGPEGIKGVSLFIVPKFIVTPEGRLGQRNGVTCGAIERKMGIHGNATCVMNYDGATGYLLGEMHKGMRAMFTMMNEARLGVGMQGLAQASAAYQNAVIYAKERLQGRDVTGIKNPDGPADPLIVHPDIRRSLMDQKSFIEGARALALWAASLIDQAHRLQDAAADGLISLLTPVIKGFLTDQGYAMTVQAQQVFGGHGYIEEWGMSQFTRDARIAMIYEGANGVQALDLVGRKLGQEGGKYIIGFMEHLARFCDENANDAAMAPFVAGIKAASKDLQAAVMYFMQHGIKTPHHALAGSSDFLHLLGHVCLGLMWGEMAKAASTALETGTKDRAFYAAKLTTGQYYMARHLPATALHLARITSGGDTVMALDAEAFSG; from the coding sequence ATGCCAAGCTACAGCGCCCCCATCAAGGATCAGCAATTCATCTTGCACGAGGTGCTGCGGCTCTCTCAGTCCAATATTCCAGGCTACAGCGATCTTGATCCAGCATTCACCAAGGCAATATTAGACGAATCTGGCAAGCTGGCCAGTGCCGTCATGGCGCCCTTGAATGCGGTTGGTGATCGTGACGGCTGCACATGGGACGCAGGCAAGGTGCGCACGCCCGCTGGGTTCAAGCAAGCCTTTGAAGAGCTCAAATCTGGCGGCTGGGCTGGGATTGATATGCCGGAACAATATGGCGGGCAATCCATGCCCTCCGTGATCGGATCCGCAGTCACAGAGCATTTTATGGCCGCCAATCAAGCGTTTTCCATGTATCATGGCCTCACCCACGGCGCCGCCTCAACAATTTTAGCCCATGGGACAGAGGCACAAAAAGATCTTTTCCTGCCAAAGATGATTGCCTGCGATTGGACCGGCACGATGAATTTGACCGAGCCGCATTGCGGCACGGATTTGGGCCTGATGCGCACAAAGGCTATCGCGAACGCGAATGGCAGCTATGCGGTGACCGGCCAGAAAATTTTCATTTCAGCCGGAGAGCATGATCTGGCCGAGAATATCATTCATCTCGTTCTCGCCAAAATTCCGGGTGGACCGGAGGGCATAAAGGGCGTTTCATTGTTCATTGTGCCGAAATTTATTGTCACCCCCGAAGGCCGCCTTGGCCAACGCAACGGAGTGACCTGCGGGGCGATTGAGCGGAAAATGGGGATTCATGGCAATGCAACCTGCGTCATGAATTACGACGGCGCCACCGGCTATTTGCTTGGAGAGATGCACAAGGGCATGCGCGCGATGTTCACCATGATGAATGAGGCGCGCTTGGGTGTCGGCATGCAAGGATTGGCACAGGCCAGCGCCGCCTATCAAAATGCGGTCATCTACGCCAAGGAACGCCTGCAAGGCCGCGACGTCACCGGCATCAAAAACCCAGATGGACCCGCCGATCCGCTGATTGTGCATCCCGACATCCGCCGCAGCCTTATGGATCAAAAAAGTTTTATCGAAGGGGCGCGGGCGCTTGCGCTTTGGGCCGCCAGTCTGATTGATCAGGCACATCGTTTGCAAGACGCTGCCGCCGACGGGCTCATTTCGCTTTTGACCCCTGTGATCAAAGGGTTTTTGACCGATCAAGGCTATGCGATGACCGTGCAGGCGCAACAGGTCTTCGGCGGCCATGGTTACATCGAAGAGTGGGGCATGTCGCAATTCACCCGAGATGCGCGTATCGCAATGATCTACGAGGGCGCCAATGGGGTGCAAGCGCTGGATCTGGTGGGCCGCAAGCTGGGGCAAGAGGGTGGAAAATACATCATAGGCTTTATGGAGCATCTCGCGCGCTTTTGTGATGAGAATGCCAATGACGCAGCAATGGCCCCCTTCGTCGCCGGCATAAAAGCCGCCTCCAAAGATTTGCAGGCTGCGGTGATGTATTTCATGCAACACGGGATCAAAACCCCCCATCATGCCTTGGCCGGATCCAGTGATTTTCTACATCTGCTCGGCCATGTCTGCCTTGGCTTGATGTGGGGGGAAATGGCAAAGGCAGCCTCTACGGCACTGGAAACAGGCACGAAAGATCGGGCTTTTTATGCAGCAAAATTGACAACGGGTCAGTATTATATGGCCCGACACTTGCCGGCCACGGCGCTCCACCTTGCGCGGATAACCTCGGGCGGAGATACGGTAATGGCACTTGACGCGGAGGCCTTTTCTGGCTGA
- a CDS encoding MerR family transcriptional regulator: protein MEETQTIQQMCATFGVTPRTLRFYESKELLFPKREGTRRLFTRRDSARLKLILRGKRFGFSLEEIRQLLDMYDIGDGQVTQFQETYRIACARLEDMERQRDELNEAIDELKAQLDWGRQLLHQKTRATD, encoded by the coding sequence ATGGAAGAGACACAAACGATACAGCAAATGTGCGCGACCTTCGGCGTCACGCCACGCACCTTACGATTTTACGAATCCAAAGAATTGCTGTTTCCCAAGCGAGAGGGCACCCGGCGCCTTTTCACCCGCCGCGACAGCGCCCGGCTTAAGCTGATCCTGCGCGGAAAACGCTTTGGCTTTAGCCTCGAGGAAATCCGCCAGCTCCTGGATATGTATGACATTGGAGACGGGCAAGTCACGCAATTCCAAGAGACTTATCGCATTGCTTGCGCGCGCTTGGAGGATATGGAGCGCCAGCGCGATGAGCTCAATGAGGCAATTGACGAATTGAAAGCCCAATTAGACTGGGGCCGCCAATTGCTGCACCAAAAAACGCGCGCCACAGATTAA
- a CDS encoding MerR family transcriptional regulator: protein MTQENLTFKDMCAHFDVTPRTLRYYEYIELLQPQRVGRARFYSPREVARMTLIMRGRRFGFSLEELRQWLQIYDKEGSTAQMQAWIPIAQEKLALLKQQQEDIKGAITDLSTMIDTISAELS from the coding sequence ATGACACAAGAAAACCTAACATTCAAAGACATGTGCGCGCATTTCGATGTGACCCCGCGCACTCTGCGCTATTATGAATACATTGAGCTTTTGCAGCCCCAAAGGGTTGGTCGCGCCCGCTTTTACAGCCCGCGCGAAGTGGCGCGCATGACTTTGATTATGCGCGGCCGCCGATTTGGTTTTAGTCTGGAAGAACTGCGCCAATGGTTGCAGATCTACGACAAAGAAGGCAGCACGGCGCAGATGCAGGCCTGGATTCCAATCGCGCAAGAAAAATTAGCTCTGTTGAAACAGCAGCAAGAGGACATCAAAGGCGCAATTACAGATCTCTCGACGATGATTGACACGATTTCAGCAGAGCTGTCCTAG
- a CDS encoding putative manganese transporter gives MTTDSNAQTFIASDMLGPFRSRRLLVLCVFLALALAPGPVGHLTRGLMVDAYVQVSAFVAATLLLFYGAERAFRFDIGSALKKSKGFQVPMAALLGTTPGCGGAVVVVAAYSSGNVSFGAVVATLTATMGDAAFLLIATRPDAALVVLPLSFVVGILSGWLVDRFNRFDLTPNTSGHCEIAPVIGRTRWQDYAYVGLALPGLIFGVTQVAGADIFALYGTGLIFSVALAGSFLGLFIWATSPLKAMTNIADHPLTRVAEETSFISIWVIIAYLSYSYAETFGGFDLRAAFGTIGVLLPLIAVLVGFVPGCGPQVLVATLYLNGVLPFAALIGNAISNDGDALFPAIALNPRAALIATGYSAIPALVVAYGFYILAPGFMN, from the coding sequence ATGACCACAGACTCCAATGCGCAGACATTCATCGCGTCAGATATGCTCGGCCCATTTCGAAGCCGAAGACTGCTGGTCTTATGTGTATTTTTGGCTCTCGCGCTCGCTCCAGGACCCGTCGGGCATCTCACCCGTGGCTTGATGGTGGATGCCTATGTGCAGGTCTCAGCATTTGTCGCCGCAACCTTGCTGTTGTTTTACGGTGCGGAACGGGCGTTTCGATTTGATATCGGGTCAGCGCTGAAAAAATCCAAAGGGTTTCAAGTGCCTATGGCGGCACTTCTGGGCACCACGCCCGGCTGCGGCGGCGCTGTGGTTGTGGTGGCGGCTTATTCTTCGGGCAATGTCAGCTTTGGCGCCGTGGTCGCAACGCTGACCGCAACCATGGGGGATGCCGCCTTTCTGTTGATCGCAACCCGTCCAGATGCGGCGCTGGTTGTTTTGCCCCTGTCCTTTGTCGTCGGCATTCTGTCAGGATGGCTTGTCGATCGCTTCAATCGGTTTGATCTCACACCGAACACCTCTGGACATTGCGAAATTGCGCCGGTCATTGGGCGCACACGCTGGCAAGACTACGCATATGTCGGCCTGGCTCTGCCCGGATTAATCTTTGGCGTCACCCAAGTGGCGGGAGCAGACATTTTTGCACTTTATGGCACTGGTTTGATTTTCTCCGTCGCTCTTGCTGGCAGTTTTCTCGGGCTTTTCATCTGGGCAACCTCTCCGCTCAAAGCCATGACAAATATTGCCGATCACCCATTGACCCGCGTCGCAGAGGAGACCTCCTTTATCTCCATCTGGGTGATCATCGCCTATCTCAGCTATAGTTACGCCGAAACCTTTGGCGGGTTTGACCTGCGGGCCGCCTTTGGAACCATCGGGGTGCTGTTGCCGCTGATTGCGGTCTTGGTTGGGTTTGTTCCAGGATGCGGACCGCAGGTTTTGGTCGCCACGCTCTACCTTAATGGCGTCTTGCCCTTCGCGGCGTTGATCGGCAATGCGATCTCTAATGACGGTGATGCGCTCTTCCCAGCCATTGCGCTCAATCCACGTGCAGCTCTAATTGCCACAGGCTATTCGGCCATCCCGGCTCTTGTGGTGGCTTATGGGTTTTACATCCTCGCACCTGGCTTCATGAACTGA
- a CDS encoding PaaI family thioesterase produces MTQDQMTAARQFIDAIPHSRRLGMQLEELGDGRAIISMPYDSALIGDPVTKVIHGGAVSALMDTAGGAAVVAHPLAGLGTATLDLRIDYMRPATPGQTITATAECYHVTRTVAFVRATACDEDTGRPVATATGAFTVAKASA; encoded by the coding sequence ATGACACAAGACCAGATGACAGCCGCGCGTCAGTTCATTGATGCAATCCCGCATTCTCGCCGATTGGGCATGCAGCTCGAAGAGCTGGGTGATGGTCGTGCGATTATTTCCATGCCCTATGATTCCGCCCTGATTGGCGACCCGGTGACAAAGGTGATTCACGGCGGCGCAGTGTCTGCTTTGATGGATACGGCGGGTGGGGCCGCGGTGGTGGCACATCCTCTTGCGGGGCTGGGCACGGCAACTTTGGATTTGCGCATTGATTATATGCGGCCTGCAACGCCAGGCCAGACCATCACGGCCACTGCGGAGTGCTATCATGTCACCCGAACGGTGGCCTTTGTGCGTGCCACGGCCTGCGATGAAGACACAGGCCGCCCCGTCGCTACGGCGACGGGTGCTTTTACTGTTGCGAAGGCCAGCGCATGA
- a CDS encoding PaaI family thioesterase: protein MSRPEPVTQVKRRRDLALSVIVSQVPYIEFLGVRFDRHGDELTATMGFHDNLIGNPMLPALHGGATAAFLEITAIIGLAWSTLWDDIEAERLDVEAVQNGALVLPKTIDFTVDYLRTGLPRDAYARARVNRSGRRYASVHVEAWQDNRDRLFAQASGHFLMPQSNG from the coding sequence ATGAGCCGGCCAGAACCTGTCACCCAAGTCAAACGTCGTCGCGATCTCGCCTTGTCCGTAATCGTCAGCCAAGTGCCCTATATCGAGTTTCTGGGCGTGCGCTTTGACCGGCATGGCGATGAGTTGACGGCAACCATGGGGTTCCATGACAATCTGATTGGCAACCCGATGCTGCCCGCGCTCCATGGGGGCGCAACCGCGGCCTTTTTGGAGATCACCGCGATCATCGGCTTGGCCTGGAGCACGCTTTGGGATGATATCGAAGCGGAGAGATTGGATGTCGAGGCGGTCCAAAACGGCGCCTTGGTCCTGCCAAAAACCATTGATTTTACCGTTGACTACCTACGCACCGGCCTGCCGCGTGATGCCTATGCAAGGGCACGGGTCAACCGTTCGGGCCGGCGCTATGCTTCGGTGCATGTCGAGGCTTGGCAAGACAATCGAGATCGCCTCTTCGCGCAAGCATCTGGACATTTCTTGATGCCGCAGAGCAATGGCTGA
- a CDS encoding MATE family efflux transporter, with translation MADPTYGITHRRVLSIALPIVISNATVPILGAVDTGVIGQLGGAAPIGAVGIGAIILGALYWIFGFLRMGTVGLTSQALGGGDAQEVRALFFRSAGIGVLAGLGFIAFQIPIFAAAFWIAPASEEVEGLARAYMSIRVWSAPAAIAIYGLSGWLIAQERTRAVLMIQLFMNVTNIILDFWFVLGLGFGVEGVAVATLIAEWGGLVLGLYLCRQVFRGLALFLWQQIVNRRRVIYMMQVNGDILIRSVLLQAGFVSFLFFGAELGDATLAANQVLLQFVYLASYAMDGFVFAAESLVGQAMGAKAVAQLRRGASVTAVWAFGSAIVMAAGFWIVGPFVIDVMAKDPAVQQAARLYLPHMALAPLLGALAWMLDGVFIGATRTKDMRNMMILSFLGYCGLVLLLLPSFGNHGLWMAMNGFFILRGVSLALRYPALERVAAAP, from the coding sequence ATGGCTGACCCGACATATGGCATAACGCATCGGCGTGTTTTGTCGATTGCCCTGCCGATCGTGATTTCCAATGCGACCGTGCCGATCTTAGGTGCGGTAGATACCGGCGTGATTGGCCAATTGGGCGGAGCGGCGCCCATCGGTGCGGTTGGCATTGGCGCCATCATTTTGGGCGCGCTCTATTGGATCTTTGGTTTTTTGCGCATGGGCACCGTGGGTCTGACCAGCCAAGCATTGGGCGGCGGGGACGCGCAAGAGGTCCGCGCGCTGTTCTTTCGCAGCGCAGGTATTGGCGTACTCGCCGGACTAGGTTTTATCGCGTTTCAGATCCCCATTTTTGCTGCTGCCTTTTGGATTGCCCCAGCCTCTGAGGAAGTTGAGGGTTTGGCGCGGGCCTATATGTCTATTCGTGTTTGGTCGGCACCGGCGGCGATTGCAATTTATGGCCTCAGCGGGTGGCTGATTGCACAAGAGCGCACCCGCGCTGTGCTGATGATTCAGCTTTTCATGAATGTGACAAATATCATTTTGGATTTCTGGTTCGTACTCGGATTGGGCTTTGGGGTCGAAGGGGTGGCCGTGGCGACTTTGATTGCCGAATGGGGCGGGCTGGTATTGGGCCTCTACCTCTGCCGACAGGTCTTTCGCGGTTTGGCGCTGTTTTTGTGGCAGCAGATCGTTAACCGGCGGCGTGTGATCTATATGATGCAGGTGAATGGCGATATTCTAATCCGCTCAGTGCTCCTGCAAGCGGGCTTCGTTAGCTTTTTATTCTTTGGGGCCGAACTCGGGGATGCGACCTTGGCGGCCAATCAAGTCTTGCTGCAATTTGTTTATCTGGCCTCCTATGCCATGGATGGCTTTGTCTTTGCGGCAGAGTCTTTGGTGGGCCAAGCTATGGGTGCCAAGGCTGTAGCGCAATTGCGACGGGGCGCATCGGTGACGGCGGTTTGGGCCTTTGGCTCGGCCATTGTCATGGCCGCTGGATTTTGGATCGTCGGGCCCTTTGTGATTGATGTGATGGCCAAAGATCCCGCTGTGCAGCAGGCGGCACGTTTGTATCTGCCGCATATGGCGCTCGCGCCCCTTTTGGGCGCTTTGGCCTGGATGCTTGATGGGGTTTTTATCGGCGCCACCCGCACAAAGGACATGCGCAACATGATGATCCTGTCGTTTTTAGGTTACTGCGGTCTTGTGCTCTTGCTCTTGCCGAGTTTCGGCAACCATGGGCTTTGGATGGCGATGAATGGGTTTTTCATTCTGCGCGGTGTCAGTTTGGCGCTTCGCTATCCCGCGCTGGAACGGGTTGCCGCCGCGCCTTAA